In the genome of Bryobacteraceae bacterium, one region contains:
- a CDS encoding acyl carrier protein, whose translation MPVYTEEFIKSEVKRVVAEVTEREVEEIGDAMDYREELGVDSLTALEIMFDVDRKFGIEVPDEEYQQLKNVNETVALIIKYLPADKKSTEAA comes from the coding sequence ATGCCTGTCTACACGGAAGAGTTCATCAAGAGCGAAGTCAAGCGCGTGGTTGCCGAAGTGACCGAACGCGAAGTGGAAGAGATCGGCGACGCGATGGACTATCGCGAGGAGTTGGGCGTCGACTCCCTCACCGCGCTCGAAATCATGTTCGACGTGGACCGCAAGTTCGGCATCGAAGTGCCGGACGAAGAGTACCAGCAGTTGAAGAACGTGAACGAGACGGTCGCGCTGATCATCAAGTACCTGCCGGCGGATAAGAAGTCTACGGAAGCGGCATGA
- a CDS encoding NAD(P)/FAD-dependent oxidoreductase, whose protein sequence is MSRSHTIFGREYPESNDVIVIGSGIGGLVCANLLARENLRVLLIERHSVLGGFCSTFRRKGFLFDAATHFYPLLGNPTTLTGKLLADLEVPTEWVKMDPVDQFHFPGMDTFAVPADLGQYIERLKEWFPEEAAGVDSYFAELRQAYLYGLLYYFRGVINDHAARLEKFTITQKLDQHFRDPRIKAILMGDTPHWGSLPGQTSYLFDAMLRMSYFLGNYYPRGSSQAFADDLGRGVQARGGKVLRCAAVEKILFEGGRPTGVTVRTVSNRAPQEFTFRAPVVVSNADALHTYRDLVGEKHCGRWIIESLENMIPSAPCSLIHFGVRGMDPERLAAAEGYYWTEFDPADATRNVFKVFIPTHFDPSLAPPGCQIIIIQRLTPVRLETVTDWQAQKQASMDKVMPRLRGIFPGFDDHIVVSLAATAMTSHRFTLNHQGAMLGWAMTPEQLGPGRLPQTTPIDNLFLVGHWTQPGGGITPVIVSAQLAAKLVLTGRNSHRDLAEQYFAFRSMNRAPKPQEVPR, encoded by the coding sequence GTGAGCCGCTCGCACACGATTTTCGGCCGCGAATACCCCGAGTCGAACGACGTGATCGTCATCGGCAGCGGGATCGGCGGTCTCGTGTGCGCCAATCTGCTTGCCCGCGAGAATCTCCGCGTCCTGCTGATCGAACGCCACTCCGTTCTCGGCGGCTTCTGTTCCACCTTCCGGCGCAAGGGGTTCCTGTTTGACGCAGCCACGCACTTCTATCCGCTGCTCGGCAATCCCACCACTCTCACCGGCAAGCTCCTCGCCGATCTCGAAGTACCCACCGAATGGGTGAAGATGGATCCGGTCGACCAGTTCCACTTCCCCGGCATGGACACCTTCGCCGTGCCCGCCGACCTCGGCCAATACATCGAGCGTCTCAAGGAGTGGTTCCCCGAGGAAGCCGCCGGCGTCGATTCCTATTTCGCCGAACTCCGCCAGGCGTATCTCTACGGCCTGCTTTACTATTTCCGCGGCGTCATCAATGACCATGCCGCGCGCCTCGAAAAGTTCACCATCACCCAGAAGCTCGATCAGCACTTCCGGGACCCGCGCATCAAGGCGATCCTCATGGGCGACACGCCGCATTGGGGGTCGCTGCCCGGCCAGACGTCGTACCTTTTTGACGCCATGCTTCGCATGAGCTACTTCCTCGGCAACTACTACCCTCGCGGCAGTTCCCAGGCTTTCGCCGACGACCTCGGCCGCGGCGTGCAGGCCCGCGGCGGCAAGGTGCTTCGCTGCGCCGCGGTCGAAAAGATCCTGTTCGAAGGCGGCCGGCCCACGGGCGTCACCGTCCGCACCGTCTCTAACCGAGCGCCGCAAGAGTTCACCTTCCGCGCCCCCGTGGTCGTCTCGAACGCCGATGCCCTGCACACCTATCGCGATCTCGTCGGAGAAAAGCACTGCGGCCGATGGATCATCGAAAGCCTCGAGAACATGATCCCGTCGGCCCCCTGTTCGCTGATTCACTTCGGCGTCCGCGGAATGGATCCCGAACGCCTCGCCGCCGCCGAAGGCTACTATTGGACCGAGTTCGACCCCGCCGACGCCACGCGCAACGTTTTCAAGGTTTTCATCCCCACGCACTTCGATCCGTCGCTCGCGCCGCCCGGCTGCCAGATCATCATCATTCAACGGCTCACTCCCGTCCGCCTGGAAACCGTCACCGATTGGCAGGCCCAGAAGCAGGCCAGCATGGACAAAGTGATGCCGCGCCTGCGCGGCATCTTCCCCGGCTTCGACGATCACATCGTCGTCTCGCTCGCCGCCACCGCGATGACCTCGCACCGGTTCACGCTCAACCACCAGGGCGCGATGCTCGGCTGGGCGATGACTCCGGAACAGCTCGGCCCGGGCCGCTTGCCTCAAACCACGCCGATCGATAACCTGTTCCTCGTCGGACATTGGACGCAGCCTGGGGGCGGCATCACGCCGGTGATCGTTTCGGCGCAGTTGGCCGCGAAGCTGGTGCTTACCGGCCGCAACAGCCACCGCGAT
- a CDS encoding beta-ketoacyl synthase N-terminal-like domain-containing protein, with translation MPETRVVATAAGAIASIGAGADAIVEALWAGRGGSVESSMLAGRRVAEIVDFTPVPWLGSKGIRVLDRAARLLCVAAQMALDAAKVEAPPDGDPELGLVCGTMFGGVHSIATFDHTAVTEGPSAVNPAHFPNTVINSPTGHAGIKFRLRGINSTISAGFASGLQAIGYGADFVRFGRARGVLAGGLEELSEEAILGFEKSGMLSASGTARPFGTQRDGAVPGEGAALLYLETPESAAARGATPRFEIRGFGAAHEATGLHGRSSGAARAIAQAIEAAAIAPADIACVFASANGEKLGDEIEARALREIFGDSCPPVCAPKAAWGEAMGAGAALAAVAATSALEKQAVPPTHCFQETERGLPLSREPQPISGNYALVNAVGCDGIDTSLVIGLWSK, from the coding sequence ATGCCGGAAACACGCGTAGTCGCCACCGCCGCCGGAGCCATCGCCTCGATCGGCGCGGGCGCGGACGCTATCGTCGAAGCGCTCTGGGCCGGGCGCGGCGGAAGCGTCGAGAGTTCTATGCTGGCCGGGCGCCGCGTGGCCGAGATCGTCGATTTCACACCCGTGCCATGGCTCGGCAGCAAGGGCATTCGCGTGCTGGACCGCGCCGCGCGCCTGTTGTGCGTCGCCGCGCAGATGGCGCTCGACGCAGCCAAGGTGGAAGCGCCGCCCGATGGCGATCCCGAGCTCGGCCTCGTGTGCGGCACGATGTTCGGTGGCGTTCATTCCATCGCCACGTTCGATCACACCGCCGTCACCGAAGGGCCCTCGGCCGTCAACCCGGCGCACTTTCCGAACACCGTCATCAACTCGCCCACCGGGCACGCCGGCATCAAGTTCCGCCTCCGCGGCATCAATTCAACCATCTCGGCCGGTTTCGCTTCCGGACTCCAGGCCATCGGCTACGGCGCCGATTTCGTTCGCTTCGGCCGAGCCCGCGGCGTGCTCGCCGGCGGCTTGGAAGAGCTGAGCGAGGAGGCGATTCTCGGCTTCGAAAAATCGGGGATGCTCTCCGCCTCCGGCACGGCCCGCCCGTTCGGTACACAGCGCGACGGGGCCGTCCCCGGTGAAGGCGCGGCTCTGCTGTACCTCGAAACGCCGGAATCGGCCGCCGCCCGCGGAGCCACACCTCGCTTTGAGATCCGCGGCTTCGGCGCGGCGCACGAAGCAACGGGCCTTCACGGGCGCTCGAGCGGCGCGGCACGGGCCATCGCGCAAGCAATCGAAGCCGCCGCAATCGCGCCCGCCGACATCGCTTGCGTCTTCGCATCGGCGAACGGAGAGAAGCTCGGCGACGAGATCGAAGCGCGCGCGCTGCGCGAAATCTTCGGTGACTCCTGCCCGCCCGTGTGCGCGCCGAAAGCCGCCTGGGGCGAAGCGATGGGCGCAGGAGCCGCGCTTGCCGCCGTGGCCGCCACCTCGGCGCTCGAGAAGCAAGCCGTTCCGCCGACGCACTGTTTTCAGGAAACCGAAAGAGGCTTGCCCCTCTCGCGCGAACCGCAGCCAATCAGCGGAAACTACGCACTCGTCAACGCGGTGGGCTGCGATGGAATCGACACGTCCCTGGTGATCGGACTATGGAGCAAGTAG
- a CDS encoding beta-ketoacyl-[acyl-carrier-protein] synthase family protein — MKRVVVTGLGVVSPVGVGTSVTWDALLRGDSGIRPVASFDTAAYPVHLGGEVPGFDPAPHHRRLDPAKIGRASQLAIAAARIALTDAGIDPAALDRSRIGVSMGTTSGEPTMVERYNDARKAAADPAPELFRNYPCHVIPAHVAAELELGGPALMIPTACAAGNYAIGYAFDLVRTGRVDAMLAGGADAFSRIPYTGFAQLGAIAPERCQPFDRNRKGMVPGEGAAILVLQPLDAVKPGTKIYAEILGYGVSCDAHHMTAAHPDGDGAIRAMSMAMRESGVTTEDVGYISAHGTGTKANDRIESIALHGLFGERAPKVPMSSIKSMIGHTMGAASAIEAAVCSLVVQTGWAPPTANFEEPDPECEVDCVPNQARKVDPRVVLNNAYAFGGNNASLCLRRYEG, encoded by the coding sequence ATGAAGCGGGTTGTCGTCACCGGCCTCGGCGTCGTGTCGCCGGTGGGCGTGGGCACGAGTGTCACATGGGACGCGCTCCTGCGCGGCGACTCGGGCATCCGCCCGGTAGCCTCATTCGATACCGCGGCGTACCCGGTTCACCTCGGCGGCGAAGTGCCCGGCTTCGACCCCGCGCCGCATCACCGGCGCCTGGACCCGGCGAAGATAGGACGCGCCTCGCAGTTGGCGATCGCCGCCGCGCGCATAGCGCTCACCGATGCCGGTATCGATCCCGCCGCGCTCGACCGTTCCCGCATCGGCGTCTCGATGGGCACTACGTCCGGCGAACCGACGATGGTGGAGCGGTACAACGACGCGCGCAAGGCCGCCGCGGATCCCGCTCCTGAACTCTTCCGCAACTATCCCTGCCACGTGATCCCCGCCCATGTCGCGGCTGAACTCGAACTCGGCGGACCCGCGCTGATGATCCCCACCGCCTGCGCCGCCGGCAACTACGCCATCGGCTATGCGTTTGATCTTGTCCGCACCGGGCGCGTCGATGCGATGCTTGCCGGCGGAGCGGACGCCTTCTCGCGCATCCCCTACACCGGCTTCGCGCAGCTCGGCGCAATCGCGCCGGAGCGATGCCAGCCGTTCGATCGCAACCGCAAGGGCATGGTGCCTGGCGAAGGCGCGGCGATCCTCGTCCTGCAGCCGCTTGATGCGGTGAAGCCCGGGACGAAGATCTACGCCGAGATCCTCGGCTACGGCGTAAGCTGCGACGCGCATCACATGACCGCCGCGCATCCCGATGGCGACGGAGCCATCCGCGCCATGTCCATGGCGATGCGCGAAAGCGGCGTCACCACGGAAGACGTCGGCTACATCTCCGCGCACGGCACCGGCACCAAGGCGAACGACCGTATCGAGTCCATCGCGCTGCACGGCCTGTTCGGTGAGCGCGCGCCGAAAGTTCCGATGAGCTCGATCAAATCGATGATCGGCCACACCATGGGCGCGGCAAGCGCGATCGAAGCCGCCGTATGCTCTCTCGTCGTGCAAACCGGGTGGGCGCCGCCCACCGCTAATTTCGAAGAACCGGACCCCGAGTGCGAGGTGGATTGCGTCCCCAACCAGGCGCGCAAGGTCGACCCGCGCGTGGTCTTGAATAACGCCTACGCCTTCGGCGGTAACAACGCGTCGCTGTGCCTCAGGCGATACGAAGGATGA
- a CDS encoding hydroxymethylglutaryl-CoA reductase, translated as MPRLKDGGYDAERVRRRREWLEQRTGAALHHTGQISFDPESLRGNIENPIGAVQVPVGVAGPMLVHGTHAKGVFYVPMATTEGALVRSYERGMMALTRSGGVQTALLGDENQTAPSFFFEDVHRAAAFCEWVPTQIDAFRAAAQTTTRHGRLTNVKCFQVGRQVIVNFGFTTGDAHGMNMIVKATDAVCRWIESNYAPGCTHFLFSGMCSEKRASGFVNVRGKGKRVTAGCLLPHRVLKSYLHVSADQLFRIWQSTVVGHLQAGAIGYNGHAANGLTAIFIATGQDVANVANSAQAITVFEPHPEGLYVSTTLPALTIATVGGGTGLAPQREGLTIMGCAGSGHAKKFAEVVAGAVLAGEISMGGAIASGEFVAAHEQYGRNRPE; from the coding sequence ATGCCCCGCCTCAAGGACGGTGGCTACGACGCCGAACGGGTGCGCCGCCGCCGCGAGTGGCTCGAACAGCGCACCGGAGCCGCGCTCCATCACACCGGGCAGATCTCGTTCGACCCCGAATCGCTCCGCGGAAACATAGAGAACCCCATCGGCGCCGTGCAAGTGCCCGTCGGCGTCGCCGGACCGATGCTCGTTCACGGCACGCACGCCAAGGGCGTTTTCTACGTCCCCATGGCGACCACGGAGGGCGCGCTTGTCCGCTCCTACGAACGCGGCATGATGGCGCTCACCCGCTCCGGCGGCGTCCAAACCGCGCTGCTCGGCGACGAGAATCAGACCGCGCCCTCGTTCTTCTTTGAAGACGTCCACCGCGCCGCCGCCTTCTGCGAGTGGGTCCCCACGCAGATCGACGCCTTTCGCGCCGCTGCGCAGACCACCACCCGCCACGGCCGGCTCACCAACGTCAAATGCTTCCAGGTGGGCCGTCAGGTGATCGTCAACTTCGGCTTCACCACCGGCGACGCGCATGGCATGAACATGATCGTCAAGGCCACCGATGCGGTCTGCCGTTGGATCGAATCCAACTACGCGCCCGGCTGCACGCACTTCCTGTTCAGCGGCATGTGCTCGGAGAAGCGCGCCAGCGGATTCGTCAACGTCCGCGGCAAGGGCAAGCGTGTCACCGCGGGATGCCTGCTGCCGCACCGCGTGCTGAAGTCGTACCTGCACGTCAGCGCCGATCAGCTTTTCCGCATCTGGCAATCCACCGTCGTCGGGCATCTACAGGCGGGGGCCATCGGCTACAACGGCCACGCCGCCAACGGCCTCACCGCCATCTTCATCGCCACCGGGCAGGATGTCGCCAACGTCGCAAACAGCGCCCAGGCAATCACGGTTTTTGAACCGCATCCCGAAGGCCTCTACGTCTCGACGACACTTCCCGCCCTCACCATCGCAACAGTCGGCGGAGGCACCGGACTCGCCCCGCAGCGCGAAGGGCTCACGATCATGGGCTGCGCCGGATCGGGCCATGCGAAGAAGTTCGCCGAAGTCGTCGCCGGCGCCGTGCTCGCCGGTGAGATCTCCATGGGGGGCGCCATCGCATCGGGCGAATTCGTCGCCGCGCACGAACAGTATGGGAGGAACCGCCCGGAGTGA